The following are encoded together in the Chlorocebus sabaeus isolate Y175 chromosome 20, mChlSab1.0.hap1, whole genome shotgun sequence genome:
- the MANEAL gene encoding glycoprotein endo-alpha-1,2-mannosidase-like protein isoform X1 encodes MARRRRRACIALFLVLLFAFGTLMGLRTLKAPDGLPALGPGLELAPFERRPEAAPAPAARAPAAPAAPPPPPPPPRTADPGGSPGPAPAEAEPAPGQSRSVYSDLHAFYYSWYGSPRREGHYIHWDHVMVPHWDPKISASYPRGRHSPPDDLGSSFYPELGPYSSRDPEVLREHMTQLKEAAIGVLVLSWYPPGMADDNGEPSDDLVPAILDTAHQYSIQVAFHIQPYKGRDDITVHDNIKYIIDTYGSHGAFYRYKNSMGKSLPLFYIYDSYLTSPEAWAHLLTPNGPHSIRNTPYDGVFIALLVEEGHTHDILAAGFDGMYTYFASNGFSFGSSHQNWKAVKNFCDANNLMFIPSVGPGYIDTSIRPWNNHNTRNRVNGKYYETALQAALTVRPEIVSITSFNEWHEGTQIEKAIPKKTPTRLYLDYLPHQPSLYLELTRRWAEHFIKEKEQWLM; translated from the exons ATGGCCCGGCGGCGGCGCCGCGCCTGCATAGCTCTGTTCCTGGTGCTGCTCTTCGCCTTCGGCACCCTCATGGGCCTGCGCACGCTCAAGGCTCCGGACGGACTCCCGGCGCTGGGCCCGGGCCTGGAGCTGGCGCCCTTTGAGCGACGCCCGGAGGCGGCCCCAGCGCCCGCTGCCCGGGCCCCGGCAGCCCCTGCCgcgccgcccccgccgccgccgccgccccgcaCCGCGGATCCTGGCGGCTCCCCTGGGCCGGCACCCGCGGAGGCCGAGCCCGCCCCCGGGCAGAGCCGGAGCGTCTACTCGGACCTGCACGCCTTCTACTACTCGTGGTACGGGAGCCCGCGGCGCGAGGGCCACTACATTCACTGGGACCACGTCATGGTGCCGCACTGGGACCCCAAGATCTCGGCCAGCTACCCCCGCGGCCGCCACAGCCCCCCAGACGACTTGGGATCCAGCTTCTACCCGGAGCTGGGGCCCTACAGCTCCCGGGACCCCGAAGTGCTGCGGGAGCACATGACCCAGCTCAAGGAAGCCGCCATCG GCGTCCTGGTCCTGTCCTGGTACCCACCTGGCATGGCTGATGATAACGGAGAGCCCTCGGATGACCTGGTGCCCGCCATTCTGGACACCGCCCATCAGTACAGCATCCAG GTGGCCTTCCACATCCAACCCTACAAGGGCCGGGATGACATCACTGTACATGACAACATCAAGTACATCATTGACAC gtaTGGCTCCCATGGTGCATTTTACCGctataagaacagcatggggaagagCCTCCCACTCTTTTATATCTACGACTCATACCTGACGTCCCCTGAGGCCTGGGCCCACCTCCTGACACCAAACGGGCCCCACTCGATCCGCAACACGCCCTATGATGGGGTCTTCATAGCGCTGCTGGTGGAGGAGGGTCACACCCACGACATCCTGGCCGCCGGATTTGACGGCATGTACACCTACTTTGCCTCCAATGGTTTCTCCTTTGGTTCTTCCCATCAGAACTGGAAAGCTGTGAAGAACTTTTGTGATGCCAACAACCTCATGTTCATCCCCAGTGTGGGGCCTGGCTACATAGACACCAGCATTCGGCCCTGGAACAACCACAATACGCGCAACAGGGTCAATGGCAAGTACTATGAGACGGCCCTGCAGGCGGCCCTGACGGTGAGACCCGAGATCGTCTCCATCACCTCCTTCAATGAGTGGCACGAGGGCACCCAGATTGAGAAGGCCATTCCCAAGAAGACACCCACCCGCCTGTATTTGGACTACCTGCCTCACCAGCCCAGCCTGTACCTGGAGCTGACCCGCCGCTGGGCAGAGCACTTCATCAAAGAgaaggagcagtggctcatgtga
- the MANEAL gene encoding glycoprotein endo-alpha-1,2-mannosidase-like protein isoform X3 → MITESPRMTWCPPFWTPPISTASRYGSHGAFYRYKNSMGKSLPLFYIYDSYLTSPEAWAHLLTPNGPHSIRNTPYDGVFIALLVEEGHTHDILAAGFDGMYTYFASNGFSFGSSHQNWKAVKNFCDANNLMFIPSVGPGYIDTSIRPWNNHNTRNRVNGKYYETALQAALTVRPEIVSITSFNEWHEGTQIEKAIPKKTPTRLYLDYLPHQPSLYLELTRRWAEHFIKEKEQWLM, encoded by the exons ATGATAACGGAGAGCCCTCGGATGACCTGGTGCCCGCCATTCTGGACACCGCCCATCAGTACAGCATCCAG gtaTGGCTCCCATGGTGCATTTTACCGctataagaacagcatggggaagagCCTCCCACTCTTTTATATCTACGACTCATACCTGACGTCCCCTGAGGCCTGGGCCCACCTCCTGACACCAAACGGGCCCCACTCGATCCGCAACACGCCCTATGATGGGGTCTTCATAGCGCTGCTGGTGGAGGAGGGTCACACCCACGACATCCTGGCCGCCGGATTTGACGGCATGTACACCTACTTTGCCTCCAATGGTTTCTCCTTTGGTTCTTCCCATCAGAACTGGAAAGCTGTGAAGAACTTTTGTGATGCCAACAACCTCATGTTCATCCCCAGTGTGGGGCCTGGCTACATAGACACCAGCATTCGGCCCTGGAACAACCACAATACGCGCAACAGGGTCAATGGCAAGTACTATGAGACGGCCCTGCAGGCGGCCCTGACGGTGAGACCCGAGATCGTCTCCATCACCTCCTTCAATGAGTGGCACGAGGGCACCCAGATTGAGAAGGCCATTCCCAAGAAGACACCCACCCGCCTGTATTTGGACTACCTGCCTCACCAGCCCAGCCTGTACCTGGAGCTGACCCGCCGCTGGGCAGAGCACTTCATCAAAGAgaaggagcagtggctcatgtga
- the MANEAL gene encoding glycoprotein endo-alpha-1,2-mannosidase-like protein isoform X2, protein MARRRRRACIALFLVLLFAFGTLMGLRTLKAPDGLPALGPGLELAPFERRPEAAPAPAARAPAAPAAPPPPPPPPRTADPGGSPGPAPAEAEPAPGQSRSVYSDLHAFYYSWYGSPRREGHYIHWDHVMVPHWDPKISASYPRGRHSPPDDLGSSFYPELGPYSSRDPEVLREHMTQLKEAAIGVLVLSWYPPGMADDNGEPSDDLVPAILDTAHQYSIQVAFHIQPYKGRDDITVHDNIKYIIDTTGKL, encoded by the exons ATGGCCCGGCGGCGGCGCCGCGCCTGCATAGCTCTGTTCCTGGTGCTGCTCTTCGCCTTCGGCACCCTCATGGGCCTGCGCACGCTCAAGGCTCCGGACGGACTCCCGGCGCTGGGCCCGGGCCTGGAGCTGGCGCCCTTTGAGCGACGCCCGGAGGCGGCCCCAGCGCCCGCTGCCCGGGCCCCGGCAGCCCCTGCCgcgccgcccccgccgccgccgccgccccgcaCCGCGGATCCTGGCGGCTCCCCTGGGCCGGCACCCGCGGAGGCCGAGCCCGCCCCCGGGCAGAGCCGGAGCGTCTACTCGGACCTGCACGCCTTCTACTACTCGTGGTACGGGAGCCCGCGGCGCGAGGGCCACTACATTCACTGGGACCACGTCATGGTGCCGCACTGGGACCCCAAGATCTCGGCCAGCTACCCCCGCGGCCGCCACAGCCCCCCAGACGACTTGGGATCCAGCTTCTACCCGGAGCTGGGGCCCTACAGCTCCCGGGACCCCGAAGTGCTGCGGGAGCACATGACCCAGCTCAAGGAAGCCGCCATCG GCGTCCTGGTCCTGTCCTGGTACCCACCTGGCATGGCTGATGATAACGGAGAGCCCTCGGATGACCTGGTGCCCGCCATTCTGGACACCGCCCATCAGTACAGCATCCAG GTGGCCTTCCACATCCAACCCTACAAGGGCCGGGATGACATCACTGTACATGACAACATCAAGTACATCATTGACAC AACTGGAAAGCTGTGA